Within the Opitutaceae bacterium TAV5 genome, the region TCCACCTGGATCACCGAGGAGTTCATCGCCCGCCCGCTCGAAGGCGTGTCGCGCCCCACGCATTTCCGCGGCGTCACCACCATCGTCGCCAAACTTTTCAACATCTGCCGGCCCGACATCGCCGTGTTCGGCCAGAAAGACGCGCAGCAGGTGGCCGTCATCAAGAAGATGGTCAACGACCTCAACTTCACCGTGGACGTCGTCACCGCGCCCACCGTGCGCGAGCCCGACGGCCTCGCCATGAGTTCGCGCAACCGTTACCTCACCGCCGGCCAGCGCGAGGAAGCGCTCGCCATCAACCGCGCCCTCACGAAGGCGCGCGACATGGTGGCGGCCGGCGAACGCCGCACCGACCGCCTCGTCGCCGAAGTCACGCACCTGCTCAGCCAGCACCGCCGCGTGCGCATCATCTACGCCTCGCTCGTGGACCGCTGCACGATGGAACCCGTGCGCGAGGTCATCCCCGGCAAGGCCCTCCTCGCCATCGCCGCCTGGGTGGATGAAGTGCGGCTGATCGACAACACCGTGCTGTGAGCACGGATCGCGTCACACAATTTTCCCCCGATAACACGGAGTTCCTTTCGTTTTTCCAGACCACGGATTTCACGGATTCCCACGGATGCAAACCCATGTGCGCCGCCTCTTTTTATCCGTGAAAATCCGTGTGATCCGTGGTCAGGTATGCGTCCGTTTCCGGCGCTGCGCCAGCCCGGGCTCCTGTGGCTCCCCCCGCCCCCTCCTCTCTCTTTCCCATGCAACGTGATTTCGACGTCCTCGTGATCGGCAGCGGCATCGCCGGCCTCAGCTTCGCGCTCAAGTGCGCCCGCGCCGGCCATTCCGTCGCCATCCTCACCAAGAAGGACAAGGCCGACTCCAACACCAACCACGCCCAGGGAGGCATCGCCGCCGTCACCTCGCAGACCGACGACTTCAACAAACACGTCGCCGACACGCTCGCCGCCGGCGACGGCCTGTGCGACCGCCGCGTCGTCCGCCAGATCGTGAGCGACGCCCCCGCCCGCATCCAGGAACTCGTCGACCTCGGCCTCGAATTCTCCCGCGAACGCAGCCCCCGTCGCGGCACCCCCGGCCCCTATGATCTCGGCCGCGAAGGCGGCCACAGCG harbors:
- a CDS encoding pantoate--beta-alanine ligase — its product is MQTITSVFEMQTLAEDLRSKGQIIGLVPTMGALHEGHLSLVRLAAERADTVIVSLFINPAQFAPSEDFSKYPREFEADIAKAGAAGADIIFAPAAAEIYPKGYSTWITEEFIARPLEGVSRPTHFRGVTTIVAKLFNICRPDIAVFGQKDAQQVAVIKKMVNDLNFTVDVVTAPTVREPDGLAMSSRNRYLTAGQREEALAINRALTKARDMVAAGERRTDRLVAEVTHLLSQHRRVRIIYASLVDRCTMEPVREVIPGKALLAIAAWVDEVRLIDNTVL